The following are encoded together in the Fundulus heteroclitus isolate FHET01 chromosome 19, MU-UCD_Fhet_4.1, whole genome shotgun sequence genome:
- the rpia gene encoding ribose-5-phosphate isomerase produces MPVQRWVLLRHVSAAFPSSPSSRSCRTHVLGSIRSAAVNMAEEAKKRAAYCAVDSNVQNNQVVGVGSGSTIVYAVDRLAERVREEKLNIVCVPTSFQARQLILQHGLTLSDLERHPELDVAIDGADEVDAELALIKGGGGCLTQEKIVAGCSKYFVVIADYRKDSEALGQQWKKGVPIEVIPMAYVPVSRMIAKRFGGEVNLRMAVSKAGPVVTDNSNFILDWKFERAQNWREVNTAIKMIPGVVETGLFVNMAQQAYFGMEDGSVKVREAPISE; encoded by the exons ATGCCAGTCCAGAGGTGGGTGTTGCTCCGTCACGTCTCTGCTGctttcccctcctctccgtcctcCCGGAGCTGTCGCACCCACGTGCTCGGGTCCATTCGGTCTGCCGCCGTCAACATGGCAGAGGAGGCGAAGAAACGAGCCGCTTACTGCGCCGTGGATAGCAACGTTCAG AACAACCAGGTGGTTGGAGTGGGCAGTGGGTCCACCATTGTGTATGCCGTGGATCGGTTAG CTGAGAGAGTCCGAGAGGAAAAACTCAACATCGTGTGTGTGCCCACCTCCTTCCAG GCTCGACAGCTGATTTTGCAGCATGGCCTGACGCTGTCGGACCTGGAAAGACACCCAGAG CTGGACGTGGCGATCGACGGAGCGGATGAAGTAGACGCAGAGCTGGCGCTGATCAAAGGTGGCGG CGGCTGTCTTACTCAGGAGAAGATTGTCGCCGGCTGCTCCAAATATTTTGTCGTCATTGCTGACTACAG AAAGGACTCCGAAGCTCTGGGTCAGCAGTGGAAGAAGGGCGTTCCCATCGAAGTCATCCCCATGGCGTATGTTCCCGTCTCCAGGATGATAGCCAAGCGTTTCGGAGGGGAAGTCAATTTAAGGATGGCAGTCAGTAAAGCT GGTCCTGTCGTCACTGACAACAGCAACTTCATCCTGGACTGGAAGTTTGAGCGTGCCCAGAACTGGAGGGAGGTCAACACTGCCATCAAGATGATTCCTG GTGTGGTGGAGACGGGGCTCTTTGTCAACATGGCTCAGCAGGCGTACTTTGGGATGGAAGATGGAAGCGTGAAGGTCCGCGAGGCTCCCATCAGCGAATGA